One genomic region from Argentina anserina chromosome 2, drPotAnse1.1, whole genome shotgun sequence encodes:
- the LOC126783490 gene encoding adenylate isopentenyltransferase 3, chloroplastic, translated as MTMDMMRMCTQTQTLQNVPLSIRGGHSRNILDVFHVRRQKDKVVIIMGATGTGKSKLSIDLATRFPGEVINSDKIQFYEGLDIATNKITPQEQRGVPHHMLGVLDPNVDFSADDFCDVTCRTVESILNRNRLPIIVGGSNSYIEALVDGYDKMFRSRYDFVFLWVDVSLPVLHSFVSDRVDQMVENGMVEEARAFFDPNADYTKGIRRAIGVPEFDDYFQYGPFLDEETRAGLLEQAINAVKDNTCKLACRQLEKIRRLRNKGWSLHQLDATEVFRNNGKESHEAWDRLVSGPSAMIVRQFLYNVKADVPTNLPAIRVPAAMETAALAAATY; from the coding sequence ATGACCATGGACATGATGCGAATGTGCACACAAACACAGACGTTACAAAACGTACCACTGTCCATTCGCGGCGGGCACAGCCGGAACATTCTCGATGTATTTCATGTCCGCCGCCAAAAGGACAAGGTTGTGATCATAATGGGCGCCACTGGGACGGGCAAGTCGAAGCTCTCCATCGACCTAGCTACACGCTTCCCGGGAGAAGTCATTAACTCCGACAAAATACAATTCTACGAGGGCCTTGACATAGCCACCAACAAAATAACACCACAAGAACAACGCGGCGTCCCCCACCATATGCTTGGAGTTTTAGACCCCAATGTCGATTTCTCGGCGGACGACTTCTGTGACGTCACCTGCCGCACCGTCGAGTCAATCTTGAACCGCAATCGACTTCCGATCATCGTCGGAGGCTCAAACTCGTACATAGAGGCCTTGGTTGACGGCTACGATAAGATGTTCCGGTCCAGATACGATTTCGTTTTTTTGTGGGTGGATGTATCCTTACCTGTTTtgcattcttttgtttccgaCCGGGTCGATCAGATGGTGGAGAATGGAATGGTGGAGGAAGCGAGAGCGTTCTTTGATCCCAATGCCGATTATACAAAAGGGATCAGAAGGGCCATCGGTGTGCCGGAGTTTGATGACTATTTCCAGTATGGTCCGTTCTTGGATGAGGAAACTAGAGCCGGATTACTCGAACAAGCGATAAACGCAGTAAAAGACAACACTTGCAAGTTAGCATGTAGGCAGTTGGAGAAGATTCGAAGACTCAGGAATAAAGGGTGGAGTCTGCATCAACTTGATGCCACTGAGGTATTCCGAAATAATGGCAAGGAGTCCCATGAGGCCTGGGACAGGCTGGTTTCGGGGCCAAGCGCCATGATTGTTCGCCAGTTTCTTTACAATGTCAAGGCCGACGTTCCTACAAATCTCCCTGCCATTAGAGTTCCGGCTGCAATGGAAACTGCAGCTCTCGCGGCGGCAACTTACTAG